Proteins encoded by one window of Bacteroidia bacterium:
- a CDS encoding acetyl-CoA carboxylase biotin carboxyl carrier protein subunit, producing MKATIKGQEINLHFDSKKKVLTKNNQQIEADIKNISESSLSILLQNKSYKAELLEANYTEKQFKIRVNGNVYQVALKDKYDELLQQLGMDKMFAQKVNDLKAPMPGLVLDILVSEGQTIQKGDNLLVLEAMKMENNLKATNDAVVKKIKVSKGDKVEKNTVLIELS from the coding sequence TTGAAGGCAACAATAAAAGGTCAGGAAATTAATCTCCACTTCGATTCTAAGAAAAAAGTTTTAACAAAAAACAATCAGCAAATTGAGGCCGACATTAAAAATATTTCAGAATCGTCATTAAGTATTCTGCTGCAAAACAAATCGTATAAAGCAGAATTGTTGGAAGCAAATTACACCGAAAAGCAATTTAAAATAAGAGTTAACGGTAATGTTTATCAGGTTGCACTGAAAGATAAATATGATGAGTTGTTGCAGCAATTGGGTATGGATAAAATGTTTGCTCAAAAAGTAAACGACCTAAAGGCACCAATGCCCGGATTAGTACTGGACATTTTAGTTTCTGAAGGGCAGACAATTCAAAAAGGTGATAACCTTTTGGTACTTGAAGCTATGAAAATGGAAAACAACCTGAAAGCCACCAATGATGCTGTTGTAAAAAAAATAAAAGTATCGAAGGGTGATAAAGTTGAAAAAAACACGGTCTTAATAGAATTATCTTAA
- a CDS encoding DUF456 domain-containing protein translates to MDIAITIIVSLLLLTGIAGSILPVLPGLPIAFGGLLLADWHFNFYTGRFLWMIFAMVIIISILDYYLPIWTAKRFGATRYGVIGSVIGMILGIFLTPVGMIMGTIIGAIIGDLLAGKNTRDALRSGLATVAGTFLSIGIKLVGVGIMTWHFIRSTISYYAD, encoded by the coding sequence ATGGATATAGCTATAACAATCATTGTTTCTTTACTGCTATTGACAGGCATTGCCGGAAGTATCTTACCTGTTCTTCCGGGACTTCCAATTGCTTTTGGAGGACTACTATTAGCCGACTGGCATTTTAATTTTTACACAGGACGTTTTTTGTGGATGATTTTTGCCATGGTTATCATCATTTCTATCTTAGACTACTATTTACCTATCTGGACAGCTAAAAGATTTGGAGCTACACGATACGGTGTAATTGGTAGCGTCATTGGTATGATATTAGGAATTTTTCTGACTCCGGTAGGAATGATTATGGGAACAATTATTGGCGCCATCATTGGCGATTTGCTTGCAGGGAAAAACACAAGAGATGCTTTGCGCTCGGGATTGGCAACAGTTGCCGGAACATTTCTTTCAATAGGAATAAAATTAGTTGGTGTTGGAATTATGACTTGGCATTTCATAAGGTCAACTATATCTTATTATGCCGATTAG
- a CDS encoding aspartate kinase, producing the protein MTGTKIKVFKFGGASVKDAASVKNAIEILKGFKGEKLLVVISAMGKTTNALEIVVNDYFFSKGNAHAALKDVREYHQQIMEELFSGKANPVFDKVNNFFVEADWMLDEKPQHTYNFVYDQIVSLGELISTCIVGAYLEQQGCSNIWLDVRDVLMTDNTYREAKVDWQKSEMLVQKQVVPAFSGVDVVITQGFIGGTSENYTTTLGREGSDYSAAIFAYLLNAEAMYIWKDVPGILNADPKFYKDAQKLDQISYHDAIELAYYGATVIHPKTIKPLENKNIPLFVKSFLKPEANGTTIRTNVQTKPMIPSYIFKKNQVLISISAKDFSFIAEDNLSRIFALFAGHGVKIHLMQNSAISFSVCVDNDNFKIPALIEALQKDFKIRYNEDLMLYTIRHYYQNTIDTITSGKEILLEQRSRNTAQFVLRDSIK; encoded by the coding sequence ATGACAGGCACAAAAATTAAAGTTTTTAAGTTTGGCGGAGCATCGGTTAAAGATGCGGCTTCTGTAAAAAATGCAATCGAAATTCTAAAAGGATTCAAAGGCGAAAAGTTACTTGTCGTTATTTCTGCAATGGGAAAAACTACCAATGCATTGGAAATAGTGGTGAATGATTATTTTTTTTCTAAAGGCAATGCCCATGCGGCACTAAAGGATGTAAGAGAATATCATCAACAAATTATGGAGGAATTGTTTTCAGGAAAAGCAAATCCTGTCTTTGATAAAGTAAACAACTTTTTTGTTGAAGCCGACTGGATGCTTGACGAAAAACCGCAGCATACTTATAATTTTGTTTATGATCAGATTGTTTCTCTGGGCGAATTGATTTCTACTTGCATTGTCGGTGCCTATTTAGAGCAACAAGGGTGCTCTAACATCTGGCTTGATGTGCGTGATGTTTTGATGACTGACAATACCTATCGTGAAGCAAAAGTTGACTGGCAAAAAAGTGAAATGCTGGTGCAAAAACAAGTAGTTCCTGCTTTTAGCGGGGTTGATGTTGTCATTACACAGGGATTTATTGGCGGTACATCAGAAAATTATACCACAACTTTAGGTCGTGAAGGCTCAGATTATTCAGCTGCAATTTTTGCTTACTTGCTGAATGCAGAAGCCATGTATATCTGGAAAGATGTTCCCGGTATATTGAATGCCGATCCAAAATTCTATAAAGACGCACAAAAGCTCGATCAAATAAGCTATCATGATGCTATTGAGCTTGCCTATTATGGAGCTACAGTCATTCACCCCAAGACAATAAAACCACTTGAAAATAAAAACATACCACTGTTTGTAAAGTCTTTTCTCAAGCCGGAGGCTAATGGCACAACTATCCGTACCAATGTTCAAACAAAGCCGATGATTCCTTCATATATTTTTAAAAAAAATCAGGTACTCATCAGTATTTCAGCCAAAGATTTTTCTTTTATTGCTGAAGATAATCTGTCGCGTATTTTTGCTTTGTTTGCTGGGCATGGTGTAAAAATTCACCTCATGCAGAACTCCGCCATCAGTTTTTCTGTTTGTGTTGATAACGATAATTTTAAAATTCCAGCTTTGATTGAAGCATTGCAGAAAGATTTTAAAATAAGATATAATGAAGACCTGATGCTTTATACCATAAGGCATTATTATCAAAATACAATTGATACCATAACATCAGGCAAAGAAATTTTGTTAGAGCAGAGAAGCCGCAATACTGCACAGTTTGTCTTAAGAGATAGTATAAAATGA
- a CDS encoding COX15/CtaA family protein, giving the protein MSIEIYNLKYRKAIIIWLLTGCLLIAAMVVIGGITRLTGSGLSITEWKLIHGTIPPLNEKEWMEEFDSYKAIPQYKLLNYNFSLDDFKQIYFWEYFHRLLGRFIGIVFLFPFLFFWIKKQFSKSMMKKMLLLFCLGGLQGFLGWFMVKSGLSERTSVSHYRLAIHLVSAFITFGATFYVALDFIFPMRRSYDIHLKKLYKLSWITMSVLLLQIVYGAFVAGLKAGRIFNSFPKMDEDWISASVFMSIQKSGMIAFADAMPVIQFVHRYVAYAVVIMFLILYVTTKKMNTARLGKLLYPEVEKTLWLLPFLVLVQFLLGVFTLLYGVPVWLGVVHQAMAFLLFGMMVFIIHRFKTGNVAESNA; this is encoded by the coding sequence ATGAGTATCGAAATTTATAATTTGAAATACAGAAAGGCAATTATCATTTGGTTATTGACAGGATGTTTGCTCATTGCTGCTATGGTAGTTATTGGAGGCATAACCAGACTAACAGGAAGTGGTTTGTCTATTACAGAATGGAAACTCATTCACGGAACCATACCGCCATTGAATGAGAAAGAGTGGATGGAAGAGTTTGACAGTTATAAAGCTATTCCACAGTATAAATTGCTTAACTATAATTTTAGCTTAGATGATTTCAAACAAATTTATTTCTGGGAATACTTTCATCGTTTGTTAGGAAGGTTTATCGGTATTGTTTTTTTATTTCCTTTTTTATTTTTCTGGATTAAGAAGCAATTCAGCAAATCTATGATGAAAAAAATGTTATTATTATTTTGCTTGGGTGGACTACAGGGATTTTTAGGATGGTTTATGGTTAAGAGTGGTCTCTCAGAGCGTACTTCTGTAAGCCACTACCGTTTAGCCATTCATTTGGTTTCTGCTTTCATAACCTTTGGCGCTACGTTTTATGTGGCTCTCGATTTTATTTTTCCTATGCGAAGAAGTTATGATATTCATTTGAAGAAACTTTATAAATTATCCTGGATAACAATGTCTGTACTTTTACTTCAGATTGTTTATGGTGCTTTTGTTGCAGGTCTCAAAGCAGGAAGAATTTTTAATTCTTTTCCTAAGATGGATGAGGACTGGATTTCTGCTTCTGTTTTTATGAGTATTCAAAAAAGCGGGATGATAGCTTTTGCCGATGCTATGCCGGTTATTCAGTTTGTACATCGTTATGTTGCCTATGCTGTAGTCATTATGTTTTTGATATTGTATGTAACAACAAAAAAAATGAATACGGCACGTTTGGGCAAGCTGCTTTACCCCGAAGTTGAAAAAACTTTATGGCTGTTGCCGTTTCTGGTGTTGGTACAGTTTCTATTGGGTGTATTTACCTTACTGTATGGAGTTCCTGTATGGTTGGGTGTTGTTCATCAGGCTATGGCATTTTTACTTTTCGGAATGATGGTTTTTATTATTCATCGCTTCAAGACGGGGAATGTTGCCGAAAGTAATGCATGA
- a CDS encoding carboxypeptidase regulatory-like domain-containing protein, which produces MLRLTCTLLLLSITVNAQQAAQITGTITDSDTHEPIPGVLIGYGSGSLTQAVYSDESGNYKIKPLTPGNYDIRYSMIGYDAISATGVRVSDGETVVLNKSLNFSNTLPVVKKEEYRIPLMPRNPNTPLVVGQEDIKYAVDKNINALAASTARVFQSDAGEPISMSGSRYGTVKYIIDGVIADNEPKIPGCAIEQMSIYNSSLPACYGDATGGVIVITTKSFRF; this is translated from the coding sequence ATGCTCAGGCTCACTTGTACTCTTTTACTTTTATCCATAACAGTCAATGCACAACAAGCTGCACAAATAACAGGCACTATAACCGATAGTGATACCCACGAACCCATACCCGGAGTTTTAATCGGCTATGGCAGTGGCAGTCTCACACAAGCAGTATATAGTGATGAAAGTGGCAACTATAAAATAAAACCGCTTACACCCGGAAACTATGACATTCGCTACTCCATGATAGGCTATGATGCAATAAGCGCCACTGGAGTTCGTGTTTCTGATGGTGAGACTGTGGTATTGAATAAATCTCTGAACTTTAGCAATACACTACCGGTTGTGAAAAAAGAAGAGTATAGAATTCCGCTGATGCCCCGTAATCCCAATACACCATTGGTGGTTGGTCAGGAAGATATTAAATATGCTGTGGACAAAAACATCAACGCTCTGGCCGCCTCCACTGCCAGAGTTTTTCAATCTGATGCAGGAGAGCCTATCAGTATGTCAGGCTCGCGATACGGAACGGTAAAATATATTATTGATGGTGTGATTGCAGACAATGAACCCAAAATACCGGGATGCGCCATTGAACAAATGAGTATTTACAACAGTAGCTTGCCTGCCTGCTATGGCGATGCCACAGGTGGTGTCATCGTCATTACTACCAAAAGTTTTCGCTTCTGA
- a CDS encoding nucleoside transporter C-terminal domain-containing protein, whose product MDRFFGIFGFLFILGIAYLMSNNKKAINLRLVLSGLGLQLLLAFFILKTSIGQMLFHKIADFITKILDYALSGGEFVFGVLIKKETLAEVFGPASSFIFMFQIMPTIIFVAVLVSIAYHIGLMQRIVSVFAKGMKAIMNVSGAEALSNVSSAFVGQVEAQILIKPYISKMTMSELLASMTGSMACIAGGVMAVYISMGVPAEYLLAASIMAAPAALVISKIVYPETEESETKGTVKLEIKKTHSNLMDAISHGASDGLKVSLNVIAMLIGVIALIALIDATLGFCGRHLADWGLSLSAINIDLAKLSLKEILGAVFSIFAYLMGVPSQDVHTAGQLLGTKLAVNEFVAYVDFTASMKTMSPKAVTILSIALCGFANFSSVAIQVGGIGELAPSRRADLAKLGLKALVCGTLASYLSATLAGILM is encoded by the coding sequence ATGGATCGTTTTTTCGGAATTTTTGGTTTCCTCTTTATTCTGGGTATTGCCTACCTGATGTCTAACAATAAAAAAGCAATTAATTTACGATTGGTACTAAGTGGATTGGGGTTACAATTGCTTCTGGCATTTTTTATTCTGAAGACCAGTATCGGACAAATGTTGTTTCACAAAATAGCCGATTTCATTACTAAAATATTAGACTATGCATTGAGTGGTGGTGAATTTGTATTTGGTGTATTAATCAAGAAAGAAACTCTTGCGGAAGTGTTTGGACCGGCCAGCAGTTTTATCTTTATGTTTCAGATAATGCCAACCATAATTTTTGTGGCCGTTTTAGTAAGCATTGCCTATCATATTGGTTTGATGCAACGTATTGTTTCTGTTTTTGCCAAAGGCATGAAGGCAATAATGAATGTGAGTGGTGCCGAGGCATTGAGTAATGTATCGTCAGCCTTTGTGGGTCAGGTTGAAGCACAGATTTTAATAAAGCCCTACATCAGTAAAATGACCATGAGCGAATTGCTTGCCTCAATGACAGGCAGTATGGCCTGCATTGCCGGTGGTGTTATGGCTGTTTACATTTCTATGGGTGTACCTGCAGAATATCTTCTTGCTGCAAGTATTATGGCTGCACCGGCAGCATTGGTAATTTCTAAAATTGTTTATCCCGAAACAGAAGAGTCAGAAACAAAAGGCACCGTTAAGCTTGAAATAAAAAAGACGCACAGCAATCTGATGGATGCAATTTCTCATGGTGCCAGCGATGGACTAAAAGTTTCATTGAATGTAATTGCCATGCTCATTGGTGTCATTGCATTAATTGCGCTGATTGACGCAACACTTGGTTTCTGCGGGCGACATCTTGCTGATTGGGGTTTAAGTCTGAGTGCAATCAACATTGATTTAGCCAAACTTAGTCTCAAAGAAATTCTGGGAGCTGTGTTTTCGATTTTTGCATACCTGATGGGTGTACCTTCGCAGGATGTGCATACAGCAGGTCAGTTACTGGGCACCAAGCTTGCCGTCAATGAATTTGTTGCCTATGTTGATTTTACTGCATCAATGAAAACAATGTCGCCTAAGGCAGTAACAATTTTAAGTATTGCCCTTTGCGGATTTGCAAACTTCAGCTCTGTGGCTATTCAGGTAGGTGGCATTGGTGAACTCGCACCTTCGCGCAGAGCCGATCTTGCCAAGCTTGGGCTAAAAGCATTGGTCTGTGGTACACTGGCATCTTATCTGTCTGCAACATTAGCAGGTATTCTGATGTAA
- a CDS encoding TIGR01777 family oxidoreductase, which translates to MNSCKRILIAGGSGFIGKQLTQLFIQNGMEVHILSRTKKAVSGAQTFYWSTESNLIDDACLEGVDAIINLAGDGIVDRPWSDKRKTEIYNSRINATKLLFDLVYKHKNQVSAYIGASVIGVYPEGINLTENTLPADTFLAKLCHQWELEHLMFEQRGIRTCIVRIGLVMNPQGGMLKEILKSFRFFIAPVFGNGNQWQSWISINDLCGLFFYLLSNNQLNGIYNGVAPCPLMAKDMIQQIRNSRKMPGVLVHIPSGVLKLMMGERAEMLLANQQVMSDKVQAIGYNYIHRDFSSIFKQK; encoded by the coding sequence ATGAATTCTTGCAAGCGCATACTCATTGCCGGAGGCAGTGGTTTCATTGGCAAACAGCTCACACAGTTGTTCATTCAGAATGGAATGGAAGTGCACATATTAAGCAGGACCAAAAAAGCAGTTTCAGGGGCACAAACATTTTATTGGAGTACAGAGTCGAATTTGATTGATGATGCTTGTCTGGAAGGCGTAGATGCAATTATTAATCTGGCAGGTGATGGTATTGTAGATAGACCTTGGTCAGATAAACGTAAAACAGAAATTTACAACAGCAGGATAAATGCTACCAAACTATTGTTTGATTTAGTTTACAAGCACAAAAATCAGGTTTCGGCATATATTGGTGCATCTGTCATTGGTGTTTATCCCGAAGGCATTAATCTGACAGAAAACACCTTGCCTGCAGATACCTTCTTAGCAAAGCTATGTCATCAATGGGAACTAGAACACCTGATGTTTGAACAGAGAGGCATAAGAACCTGTATTGTAAGAATTGGTTTGGTGATGAATCCGCAGGGTGGTATGCTAAAAGAAATACTGAAATCTTTTAGGTTTTTTATAGCACCTGTTTTTGGAAACGGCAATCAGTGGCAGAGTTGGATTTCAATTAATGATTTGTGTGGTTTGTTTTTTTATTTACTTTCAAATAATCAGCTAAACGGCATCTATAATGGCGTAGCACCATGTCCATTGATGGCCAAAGATATGATACAACAAATTAGAAACTCACGGAAAATGCCAGGTGTTCTGGTGCATATTCCTTCAGGTGTTTTAAAATTGATGATGGGTGAGCGTGCAGAGATGTTATTAGCTAATCAGCAGGTAATGTCAGACAAAGTTCAGGCAATAGGATATAATTATATCCATCGGGATTTTAGTAGTATTTTTAAGCAGAAGTAA
- a CDS encoding T9SS type A sorting domain-containing protein: MKGIANLMKLTFVTALMFTASDINAQTTITYTANGTFTVPAGVTTVKVEAWGGGGAGGGAAPALGNVAAGGGGGGAYVKNISVGVTPGAAISVTVGAGGLGVSVADGNNGGNSDFGGLVTANGGKAGKKAPNGAGGGITTGTQNGGSGAAGSGGNSGGGGGGAGATGNGGNASGSTGGSGGSGGGGTGANGRSSNGDGHDATGLSAGGGGAKSGFFGGNRSGGDGYRGQVKVTYTCATFSLTATNGTSPICVSSPTSVITLTGTAASLPVGDYVVTYNRSLPSGSNLTASMSVLTAGTGSFTATGLTSAGNSTITVTNLTSSYCSSNISTNRTTVISVAGSAPAQPDVITGAPANVCPPTGSYTLSTNSAGADSYNWYLGTGINGVTFLSANGSNTMDVQFGTTSNSSYIIRVEATNACGTSSYRPVLIRRATSVPSAVSGLKTACASTSDTYIATAVDGATEYVWSISGDASVTGNTNSVTVNFGPTWTGGTLCVASKVGCFTSATKCMALTTSATPLSTVLGGTFKACPNGSLNFNVTATPGVATYNWTVPTNASINSGQGTNTITVDFNSSYNNTGNICMTATSICGVVAPTKCKSVSPGLPAVPATITGGTNGLCNQTEPFSTPIMAGVTSYNWTAPGTVNGNGNNAVTIDFGALTTGQVCVSASNACGTSNTRCTAIKGAPNTPASITATPNTWCPNTAGVEFNANIANVTGAYTLSWTYPETSANYVSGGGNSSTLTLDWTTGNGAVMLTASNSCGSGTKVFNVVLDNCREAGIDATQQFEVYPNPANDLVNISYQSDAKELIKVSLMDYSGKLVYIQNIQAGSGMNNYSLDVSKFAPGVYMLNIQSINGNMQRKLIKQ; this comes from the coding sequence ATGAAAGGAATCGCAAACCTGATGAAGTTAACCTTCGTCACAGCATTAATGTTTACGGCAAGTGACATTAATGCACAAACAACAATTACTTATACTGCAAATGGAACATTTACTGTTCCTGCCGGGGTAACCACAGTGAAGGTAGAAGCCTGGGGCGGTGGTGGTGCAGGTGGTGGTGCTGCACCTGCACTTGGCAATGTAGCAGCAGGAGGTGGAGGCGGTGGTGCTTATGTAAAAAATATTTCAGTTGGGGTTACTCCCGGTGCTGCCATTTCTGTTACGGTAGGTGCCGGTGGCTTAGGAGTTTCTGTAGCTGATGGAAATAATGGGGGTAATTCCGATTTTGGTGGTTTGGTAACAGCCAATGGTGGCAAAGCTGGTAAAAAGGCACCGAATGGTGCGGGTGGTGGTATAACAACAGGTACTCAAAACGGAGGTTCCGGTGCAGCAGGTTCCGGTGGAAATTCAGGCGGAGGCGGTGGTGGTGCAGGAGCAACGGGCAATGGAGGTAATGCATCAGGTTCAACCGGTGGTTCCGGTGGTTCCGGTGGCGGAGGTACAGGTGCCAATGGAAGAAGTAGTAATGGAGATGGGCATGATGCTACAGGCCTATCTGCCGGTGGTGGCGGTGCAAAAAGTGGATTTTTTGGTGGTAACAGATCAGGTGGTGATGGTTATAGAGGTCAGGTAAAAGTGACATATACATGCGCTACCTTCAGCCTTACAGCCACTAATGGAACAAGTCCTATTTGTGTTTCATCTCCTACTTCAGTGATAACCTTAACCGGAACAGCAGCTTCGCTGCCTGTGGGCGATTATGTGGTTACCTACAACAGAAGTCTTCCTTCAGGTTCTAATCTTACCGCTTCTATGTCTGTACTTACAGCAGGTACAGGTTCGTTTACTGCAACCGGATTAACATCAGCAGGTAACAGCACAATTACAGTTACCAATTTAACTTCATCCTATTGCAGCAGCAATATTTCTACCAATCGTACTACTGTGATTAGTGTTGCAGGTAGTGCCCCTGCACAACCTGATGTTATTACAGGTGCTCCTGCCAATGTATGTCCTCCAACAGGTAGCTATACGTTAAGTACCAACAGTGCAGGTGCAGATTCATACAACTGGTATTTAGGTACAGGCATCAATGGTGTAACTTTTTTAAGTGCTAATGGAAGTAATACTATGGATGTTCAGTTTGGAACAACTTCAAACTCATCTTATATTATACGTGTAGAGGCTACCAATGCTTGTGGAACTTCGTCATACCGTCCTGTATTAATTAGAAGGGCAACTTCTGTTCCTTCGGCTGTTAGCGGACTAAAGACAGCCTGTGCCAGCACATCTGATACTTATATTGCAACCGCAGTAGATGGTGCTACAGAATATGTGTGGTCTATTAGTGGCGATGCTTCAGTAACAGGAAATACAAACAGTGTTACTGTAAACTTTGGCCCAACATGGACAGGCGGAACACTTTGTGTTGCTTCAAAAGTGGGATGTTTTACCAGTGCCACAAAATGTATGGCATTAACAACATCTGCAACTCCTTTAAGTACAGTTTTGGGTGGAACATTTAAAGCTTGCCCGAATGGGTCGCTTAATTTTAATGTAACAGCAACACCCGGTGTGGCAACCTACAACTGGACAGTGCCCACAAATGCTTCTATAAACAGTGGACAAGGTACAAATACTATTACCGTTGACTTTAATTCTAGTTATAACAACACAGGAAATATTTGTATGACAGCTACCAGCATCTGTGGAGTAGTTGCACCTACTAAATGTAAAAGTGTTTCTCCCGGATTGCCTGCAGTGCCTGCAACCATAACCGGTGGAACCAATGGTTTGTGTAATCAGACAGAACCATTTTCAACACCAATAATGGCAGGTGTAACAAGCTATAACTGGACGGCACCCGGAACAGTTAATGGCAATGGAAATAATGCTGTAACAATTGATTTTGGTGCTTTAACAACAGGACAGGTTTGTGTGAGTGCATCCAATGCATGCGGAACAAGCAATACACGTTGTACTGCAATTAAAGGTGCGCCAAATACTCCGGCTTCAATAACTGCAACACCCAATACATGGTGTCCAAATACAGCAGGAGTTGAGTTTAATGCCAATATTGCTAATGTAACCGGTGCTTATACTTTAAGTTGGACATATCCTGAAACATCTGCAAATTATGTTTCAGGTGGCGGTAACTCAAGCACATTAACACTTGACTGGACAACAGGAAATGGTGCTGTGATGCTGACGGCATCTAATTCATGCGGTTCAGGAACCAAGGTGTTCAATGTTGTTTTAGACAACTGCCGCGAAGCAGGCATTGATGCTACTCAACAGTTTGAAGTGTATCCTAATCCGGCAAATGATTTAGTCAATATTTCATATCAGTCAGATGCTAAGGAATTGATTAAAGTTTCACTGATGGATTATTCAGGTAAACTTGTTTATATTCAAAATATACAAGCAGGTTCAGGAATGAATAACTATTCTTTAGATGTTTCAAAATTTGCACCCGGAGTTTATATGTTAAACATACAATCAATAAACGGCAATATGCAACGTAAGTTGATAAAACAATAA
- a CDS encoding 4-hydroxy-3-methylbut-2-enyl diphosphate reductase, protein MQVTIDSNSGFCFGVVYAIQQAEEELDVNGHLYCLGDIVHNNMEVDRLKGKGLEIINHEQLQQLHDCKVLIRAHGEPPSTYQTAINNNIELIDASCPVVLKLQNRVRGSFDEISDTGNGQVVIYGEKGHAEVNGLVGQTGGKAIVVKTEEDLEQIDFNKPVHFFSQTTKSTLGFEQMQKTIQQRIVKQKGSLEETDFITNDTLCRQVSNREPQMRRFSSLHDVVVFVSGKKSSNGKALYSVCKATNDKSYFISSAEELDPSWFEGINTVGICGATSTPLWLMKEVKNAIEKITV, encoded by the coding sequence ATGCAGGTTACTATTGATTCTAATTCCGGATTTTGCTTTGGTGTGGTATATGCCATTCAACAGGCCGAAGAAGAGCTGGATGTAAACGGGCATTTATACTGTCTTGGCGATATTGTACATAACAATATGGAGGTTGACAGACTTAAAGGCAAAGGCTTGGAAATTATTAATCACGAACAATTACAACAATTGCACGATTGCAAAGTGCTTATCAGAGCACATGGCGAACCACCTTCAACTTATCAAACAGCAATTAATAACAATATTGAACTTATAGATGCATCTTGTCCTGTTGTGCTGAAGTTACAAAATCGTGTAAGAGGCAGCTTTGACGAAATTTCAGATACAGGAAATGGTCAGGTGGTGATATATGGTGAGAAAGGTCATGCCGAAGTGAATGGTCTGGTAGGACAAACAGGTGGAAAAGCAATTGTTGTTAAAACAGAAGAAGATCTGGAGCAGATAGATTTTAACAAGCCTGTACACTTCTTTTCACAGACAACTAAAAGCACGCTGGGTTTTGAACAGATGCAAAAAACCATACAGCAACGCATAGTAAAGCAAAAAGGCTCGCTTGAAGAAACTGATTTTATTACCAACGACACTTTATGCCGTCAGGTAAGCAACCGCGAACCACAGATGCGCAGGTTTTCATCATTGCATGATGTGGTTGTTTTTGTCAGTGGCAAAAAATCGTCCAACGGAAAAGCACTGTACAGTGTCTGCAAGGCTACCAATGATAAAAGCTATTTTATTTCTTCAGCAGAAGAATTAGATCCTTCATGGTTTGAAGGCATTAATACTGTTGGTATTTGTGGTGCTACTTCAACTCCACTCTGGCTGATGAAAGAAGTTAAAAACGCTATTGAAAAAATAACAGTCTAA
- a CDS encoding MBL fold metallo-hydrolase has translation MKVTFLGTGTSQGVPVIACSCAVCQSNDPRDKRLRTSIHIQHGNSSFVIDSGPDFRQQMLRAEIKNLTALIFTHEHKDHVAGMDDIRAFNYVLQKKIDIYATLRVQEALVREFPYVFHDFKYPGVPEVNMITIDEHPFIIEGLEFIPIEVLHYKLPVNAYRFGDFTYITDANFISEKEKEKIKGSRIVVINALRREKHVSHFNLQEALELIKELQPEKAYLTHISHQLGKHSDVEQELPPNVFLAYDGFEIEMS, from the coding sequence TTGAAAGTTACATTCTTAGGCACAGGCACTTCGCAAGGCGTTCCGGTAATAGCCTGCTCATGTGCTGTTTGCCAAAGTAATGACCCGCGTGACAAGCGTTTACGCACTTCCATTCACATTCAACACGGCAACAGCAGTTTTGTCATAGACTCAGGCCCTGATTTCAGACAACAGATGCTGAGGGCAGAAATTAAAAACCTCACAGCATTGATTTTTACTCACGAGCATAAAGATCATGTGGCAGGCATGGACGACATCAGGGCATTCAATTATGTGTTGCAAAAAAAAATAGACATCTATGCTACTTTGCGTGTTCAGGAAGCATTGGTAAGAGAGTTTCCCTATGTTTTTCATGACTTTAAATATCCCGGTGTGCCGGAGGTAAACATGATTACTATTGATGAGCATCCATTTATCATTGAAGGGCTTGAGTTTATTCCTATTGAAGTGTTGCATTACAAATTACCTGTCAATGCCTATAGGTTTGGTGATTTTACTTACATAACAGACGCCAACTTCATTTCCGAAAAAGAAAAAGAAAAAATAAAAGGTAGTAGAATTGTAGTTATCAATGCGTTGAGACGTGAAAAACATGTTTCTCATTTTAATCTTCAAGAAGCACTTGAGTTGATTAAAGAATTGCAGCCCGAAAAAGCCTATCTTACACACATCAGCCATCAGCTTGGAAAACACAGCGATGTGGAACAGGAATTACCACCAAATGTGTTTTTAGCCTACGATGGATTTGAAATAGAAATGTCATAA